From Myxocyprinus asiaticus isolate MX2 ecotype Aquarium Trade chromosome 10, UBuf_Myxa_2, whole genome shotgun sequence, the proteins below share one genomic window:
- the LOC127447196 gene encoding C-X-C chemokine receptor type 4-like — translation MEYVNIVFDDNSSGSGDGDFDGLDGLCDIADSDDFKRIFFPTIYGIIFVLGIVGNGLVVLVMGYQKKSKNMTDKYRLHLSIADLLFVLTLPFWAVDAASGWHFGGFLCVTVNMIYTLNLYSSVLILAFISLDRYLAIVRATNSQAFRKLLAGRVIYLGVWLPATLLTVPDLVFAKVRDTGENTICELNYPQQFNVVWKAVFRFQHIIVGFLLPGLIILTCYCIIISKLSKNSKGQALKKKALKTTVILILCFYICWLPYCAGILVDTLMMLNVISHSCFLDQGLQKWIFITEALAYFHCCLNPILYAFLGVKFSKSARSALSISSKSSHKMLTKKRGHISSVSTESESSSVLSS, via the exons ATGGAGTATGTT aacataGTTTTTGACGACAATAGCTCGGGATCTGGGGACGGGGATTTTGATGGACTTGATGGACTCTGTGACATCGCGGACAGCGATGACTTCAAGAGAATCTTCTTCCCCACTATATATgggattatttttgttttgggaATCGTTGGCAATGGCCTCGTGGTGCTTGTGATGGGCTACCAAAAGAAGTCTAAGAACATGACTGACAAATACAGGTTGCACCTCTCCATCGCGGATCTCCTGTTTGTCCTCACTCTGCCCTTCTGGGCTGTGGACGCAGCCAGCGGATGGCATTTTGGGGGATTTCTCTGTGTCACAGTCAACATGATCTACACTCTGAATCTGTACAGCAGTGTGCTGATCTTGGCCTTCATCAGCTTGGATAGGTATCTGGCCATTGTTCGTGCCACAAACAGCCAGGCGTTCAGGAAACTGCTCGCAGGACGGGTAATCTACCTTGGAGTTTGGCTACCAGCGACCCTGCTCACTGTGCCCGATCTGGTGTTCGCCAAAGTCCGCGATACTGGCGAGAATACGATCTGTGAGCTCAACTACCCGCAGCAGTTCAATGTAGTGTGGAAGGCTGTTTTTCGCTTCCAGCACATCATCGTTGGCTTCTTGCTGCCTGGTCTGATCATCCTGACCTGTTACTGTATTATCATCTCTAAACTGTCCAAGAACTCCAAGGGTCAGGCCCTGAAGAAGAAGGCACTGAAGACCACCGTCATCCTCATCCTCTGTTTCTATATCTGCTGGCTGCCCTACTGTGCCGGCATCCTGGTGGACACTCTGATGATGCTGAACGTTATTTCTCACAGCTGTTTCCTGGACCAGGGTCTGCAGAAATGGATATTCATTACCGAGGCGCTGGCTTACTTCCATTGCTGTCTGAACCCCATCCTTTATGCTTTTCTGGGAGTCAAATTCAGTAAATCTGCCCGAAGTGCCCTGAGCATCAGCAGTAAATCGAGTCACAAAATGTTGACCAAGAAAAGAGGCCACATATCATCTGTATCTACTGAATCTGAGTCGTCCAGTGTCCTCTCCAGTTAA